One window of Ignavibacteriales bacterium genomic DNA carries:
- a CDS encoding glycosyltransferase family 2 protein, whose protein sequence is MPTLSLSMIVKNEERHLARCLSSVKDVVDEIVIVDTGSTDNTIEIAESFNAKIFHFDWVNDFSAARNFALTKCIGNWILYLDADEENEP, encoded by the coding sequence ATGCCAACACTTAGCTTAAGTATGATTGTAAAGAATGAAGAAAGACATCTTGCAAGATGTCTTTCTTCGGTTAAAGATGTTGTTGATGAGATTGTTATTGTTGATACCGGTTCAACCGATAATACAATAGAGATTGCTGAATCCTTTAATGCAAAGATTTTTCATTTTGATTGGGTAAATGATTTTTCCGCAGCGAGAAATTTTGCTTTAACTAAATGTATCGGTAACTGGATTCTATATCTTGACGCTGATGAAGAAAATGAACCATGA
- a CDS encoding glycosyltransferase has protein sequence MDYSAAGIASILSDVEAYNSSVINEINGILVKNDTTSWIKAIEDLIINSRKREIISENAREVVLSQHSIQKNAAKWYLYYKNLISTSIENPIKISIIIPTFNSLDYTKKFIDSFYKNQLNPTDEELIIVDNNSMDDTKEYIKGLEKQKEILELFITTKILGSPKPSIKEFKQQKVNTF, from the coding sequence TTGGATTATTCTGCTGCTGGGATTGCGTCAATTTTAAGTGATGTTGAAGCATATAATTCTTCTGTAATAAATGAAATTAATGGGATATTAGTTAAGAATGATACAACCTCTTGGATTAAAGCTATCGAAGATTTAATCATTAATTCAAGGAAAAGAGAAATAATTTCAGAAAACGCAAGAGAAGTTGTTCTATCACAACATTCGATTCAAAAAAATGCAGCAAAATGGTATTTGTATTATAAGAACCTTATTAGCACATCAATAGAAAACCCAATCAAGATATCTATTATTATTCCAACATTTAACTCACTTGATTACACAAAAAAATTTATTGATTCGTTTTATAAAAATCAACTTAATCCCACAGATGAAGAATTAATAATTGTTGATAATAATAGTATGGATGATACAAAAGAGTATATAAAGGGATTGGAAAAACAAAAAGAAATTTTAGAATTATTTATAACGACAAAAATCTTGGGTTCCCCAAAGCCATCAATCAAGGAATTCAAGCAGCAAAAGGTAAATACATTCTAA